Genomic window (Syngnathoides biaculeatus isolate LvHL_M chromosome 6, ASM1980259v1, whole genome shotgun sequence):
cgacAAAtttagtgtcaatttccatgattcttgtaaaaatctgtaccaaaatttctaatagtcatataaaataaatgacaaagttgagatattacaatcgtttttgtgttaccaaacgcaaacagttgaaaaacacgtcacccttgatttctgattttttaCGCAGTTTGTACATTCAGTGATACTTTCagataccactagagggagcacCCATATTAGCAGTGGTACTCTTGCCGCATTAACAAATAACAGTTCTACGTAAATATGTAATGACATCATGTAACTGCGCTATTAGCTTCATCTACTAATACACATGTCTGCAAAATTCGTTGAACAGTTGCTAATTCATCAAACACCCAAGTATGAAGTTGAATTACTTAacttattattttaatatgtcACTaagccttcttttcctttcggcttgtcccgattaggggtcgccaccgcgagtcatctttttccatccaagcctacaAATGACTTGACCCATGTGTGAAATTTTCAATATCAAACGTGCAACAAAAGTTTGCTCACCTCTTCTGGAGTAGTGAGGAAGCAGATATGgccctgaaaaaataaaaacctcagAGGAATTATTTCATAATAATGCAATCAATTTTGGAATGCTTACTTTGGAAATGCAGTAGCCAATATTTTCTCCCAGTTATAAAATCAATTAGTTATACTTTGTCACCAAATCACAATCTAATTACATGTAATTTATTCATATTAACATTGAATAGAATTAATAATCCCACTGTGTATAATATACTACACATGTGCACAGGGTGACTCTCGTGTTTACTTAAAATACTCCAGTTACGGCTGTTgcacacatttatttacaaCTTGCCGTTCATGACAGGATTTACAATATTCCTCTCTATTTACAAgaccacaaaatatttacagaaatCCAATGCCAGAACCAAACACAGGGAAGAAAACATAAATGTCAGTAGAAATGCAGCAATATCATAGTAAGTCGCATTCCCCAGtcccctaaaaaaataattttgaatgaaaaccAAGAGGCATTTCCCCCCCTTCTGATGGCACATATCAAATTAGAAATGATACATacatcaaattcaaaaacaGCAATAACAAACAAGATAAAAATCCTCAATCAGGATTATGTATAAAAATCGGCCCTCTATGTTGCTTATAAAAATAATAGCTCTTATGCAACATACAGCATGTAGTAGATACACACACCGATTAGCCACCATGCGTTCAATTTGCAATCTAATGAGATTATGATCATTTTGGCCTCGTTATACTCGGGTGGACACTGCCAAGGGAGGTAATAATATTTCTTGCGGTTGTACTTGGCAGTGGCGTATCTGTTTCTCATAATTTCAAGAAAcaggcctttttttccccaactttaTCACATTAGATTGTGTGTTCAAGACTGTGGCTGATCGCGTGAGTGCTTAAGTGCAATGTGCATTGTCGTGTGCTTACTTTTTCTCCGTTAAAGGGAAATCGTAACCTCGGTGGAACGTGACGGGACGAGGAGGTCGGTGCGGTCGGTATTTTAAAACGTAGCGCCAAGATCACAAGAGCAATTACGGGCTCGGGCCATGCTCTCCGTATGCGTTTATTCATATAAAAAGAGCCGACAGCCAGCAGCAGCCAGGTTCTGCGAGATCAAGTCGAGGCGCGTCGGATCTGACGGCTCGTGAAGTTCTGCAGTCACATCTCCATCAGCTGGTCATTCCTGCTCGGACATCTCTGGTGGTTGCTCTTCAGGACCCTCGAAGCACTGTTGCTTCTCTCCGGCGACATCCTCGAGCTCAACCCTTGAGGCATGCGGGCCAAATACACATTTAAGATTCGCTTTGGCTGAGGAGCGCGATGGTCGCGGGAAAACACAATCCAACGCCTCATCTTTGCGTGGCGAACGCCAAAAAGACTTTCTAGGAGCGAATTCGTTGTCCTCACCCTTGTTCGTCGTCTTCGATTTCCTTCAATCTGTTACTTCCAGGAGGACTTTCTGTGGTCACCGCTgaaaggaaaacagatccatCTTAAAATGTTGCTTCTTCTTGATTTTTGCCACTTGAATTGATTGATTCATGTACATACAGGAGATCGGAGCGAAGGGAACAGGAGATTTTACTCTGCTTTGATTTCTTaagtaacatacaaaacaaacaaaaaaacaacaactatcaTTTGATGTTCACCACAAAATCTCAATTTTATATGTTTCAATGTTTCAAGATTTGAAATAAGATTGAATGTGCATGTTGACTTTAAttttgaaaagctttttttttttttttttttttaaaaaggtacaCACAAgtctatttactgtaatttctggactataagccgcggcgtctgatccggatgcccTCCCGgacggctccctggtgaggtgttccgggcacgtcccatcggaaagagagcccgggggacgacccaggacacgctggagaggccATGTTtctcggttggcctgggaacgcctcgggtgATGTGGCCGGGGGAAAAGGGAAATCTGtgtgtccctgctgaagctacttcccccgcttatcctcacgagggtcacggggagtgctggagcctatcccagctgtcaatgggcagggggcagggtacacgtgactcggagaagcggtagaacacggatggatggatggaagccgcgacttttgtcacgcgctttcaaccctgcggcttatgcgatgatggggctaatttatgcatttttgtgacggccgccagggggcgctcgagcagaaaaggtaagagtgagacaggtggaatacatgtgtcgCGGAAGACGCAagttgaacataattttgtgCTTTGTGGTtgaattagcatgaacagaccctcatcacgGAAAATGCAAGGCGAAATGCATATGACACAGTTttaaagttaaaagcaatcgagatGGCCGAAGGAAAcagcagcgggaagaactggagcaatatAAAAAGACGataaaaagctttcagaggtaataaaagcaggtggcctgaaccgtgttgctgctgtattactgccacatctcagtggCGTTTACcggtattaatttttttacccAGCTCTGTTAGTACCGTGTTACTACCATAATGCTGCTGTTATTGCCGCCCATCACAGGCactttttggaaagaaaagctaagttatattattaaaaaatatgaaaacactttctgtgtaccgtctttcgttgtaaatatctcatgtttcaatgtaggcgcatgcggcttatagtcaggtgcggcttatgtttgcacaaaatggtttttcctttaaaaatgtactgggtgcggcttatagtccagaaattaggGTAATTTAGAATGAAAGTAtgagcacattttttacatgtaaaatggtcAGAAAGCTGTGTGTGTAACGTGTAATAGCATTACACTattatataaacaaaaaaagaatgtaaaatgAATGGTATTGTGTTCAGCAATTGCATAACAGAGAACCACCTTGAAACCACAGCACGAGCACATGTGTATATGCGTGTGGACTTGGTGTGAAAAGCAGAAGGACAAGCTGAATACATACACATGTGAAGAAGACTTAACCTTTCCCATAACTTGGTACAGCtgatattttcaaaagaaacaCCATGAGTCACAAATTTACAATGGCgtgtgaaaaagtgaaaaacgtATCACACAAACGCTGAGTTAGCGGCGCCACCAACCTTGGACAGGTAATCGTCCACATTGCTGCCCTGCCCTTCAGCCACAGGGTTGAGGATCCTCGAGTTCCGCATCCTATACGGCGCCGCCGTTGTGCCTGAGGTAGAAGGCAAGGCGCCATTGGAACTTGTGGTGCCCGACGAGACGAGAGACTTGCAGCGCTCGCTGAGCAATTTGGAATTGGCTTCTGTGAGCCGACTATTAGTCCTGTAgacgggaaaaaaagaagaacacatTGACCCCACTGCGAAAACTGaacatttttgacaaagactGAGAATGGTTTTACACTTGTAGATTTGTATTGACTGGATACACGGCGCTCGCCTGTTTGCTGGCTTAAAAATATTGGTCGTTTCATAATTTTTACCACAAGGGAAGTCATCTAAAATGTACAGTGGAGCTGGGAGATACAAAATTTGATTCTTTCCATGATCACTCGTTCAAAATACTCAAATTCGCCAACATAATCGTATCTCAATAGCAATgtgccaaatgtgtcaaaaataaCACGCCACAGTCCAACGCACcaaaaatttggaaaatgagAACAATGACagcatttatgtaaaaaaaaaatataaagcacTAGTTTGTTTTAACAGAGCCatatgtgaaaaatgtgaacGCCAGTCACTGATTTGTCGGGTGTGTATGCGCCCTCACAAATCTGcaatcgagcacgaaaaatcacgtgcgtgaTCTTTGTTACGAgtggaaatacatagatattgaaagacgtcgcttattttgtgtagtcttgactaaCGTTCCCTCTTGTCGCACTCGCAGCGCACACGAAAACGATCCAGCGCAGTAAACCACAccctaacgtctttttttttttttttttttttttaaacacggaaccagtttctgctcagcctacttctacttcctagtttacctgacgccacccccctccgctcttaaaggtgtacactcataattacaaatagaacacacacccgcaactttatatctgtgggcataactgctggaccacacccgtcactTTATATCACCTGGACATCTTTCAAATGTGAGGGACTGGAACACCCCAATGATTTTGCTCAGACATAACCGGCCGCGTTCAAACCTTTTGAGGTCGTTAGAGAGCGACTTGcggagccactgctcctctctGTGCATCTGTCGGTAGCGCTTCAGCTCTTTGTGCAAGGCGTCCCTTTGGGCGATGGTGTCATGCTGGATGCTTCGAGCTCGTTTCAGTTCGCCCTCCAGTTCTTGGATCTTGGAGCGCAGGCTGACCTCGGTTGTGGCTTTTATCTGGTCCTGAGCCTCCTGTGTTGCTGCCTGGGACTGGGAGGGCAGACCAAACAAATACTCACTGCACCTGCTGTCCtgacttgtttttgtcatctgtATTGTTGTACCTGCAAAAATAGGTTGAcctcatgtatttttttctgtatttcctGCCGGGCCTTTTCCTCGATCTCACGGCGGTACTGCTCCACGTGCTTGTGCTCCACCGTGTTGGACTCCATTCTGCGTCGCAGGCTCTGCACCTCCTCCTCCAACTGCTTTTTATTCTTCTCCAAAAGGCTTCGGAAGGACATTTGCCTATTCAGCTCGGCCTGCAGCTCTTTGGCCTGCCCGCGTTCAGCGTGAAACAAACAAGAGCAAATATGAGGCACAAGTACAGATTCACTGGCGGGGTTAAAAGTGCAACATCAACCAGAAGACAAACCTTTTCTCTCTCTAGTTCACTTGCTCGGTAATCTTGCAATTTCTTCTTAGCACCCTTTAGTAGCGCTTTTAGCCTTAATTAATTCAGACAAGAATAtgttgatatacagtatatggttCATGTATAATCAAACGGTGATTCCAATTTTTGTAAATGGAGAGCTTTGCATTGCGCATAgagaacaaaagctaaatatTTGCTTTTCCATGTAAGTATGCATGTGCACTGCTTTGATGACATTACAGTACTATAAATGCTCTCCATACAAAAACGTAGAACCACTACTGCAAAAGTGTTCTGTGGCGTGTCACTTACCTGTACACAGCCTCTTCCAGCTGTTTGACTGATATATTGGTGGCAGCCGCGACAGACAGCGCCTCCTTCTGTTTCTGAGCGGCGATGATGAGTTGTTGCTCCCGTTCGTCGAGACGACTCCTGAGCTCGGTCACCTGTTTCTCGGCTTGTATGAAATGGGATTCTTTTTCTTCCATCTACATGACATTAACGCAAGGATCATtggtaacattaaaaaaaaaaacaaaaaaaaaaacaaacccacacACAATGGGAGTGTTGGCTTGGAATACCTTTCTTTTAAACCTGTCCGCTTCTTTGTGGAGCCGAGTTTTCTCTTCCTCGGCTTCGCTGCGATATCGCATGTAGACCTCCAGAGAAGCTTCACACTTTGACAGCTTCTTCAATGAGTCGGCTAATTCCGCCTGCAGCTGCCTCAGACTAGCCTGGACAAAAACCCAGAGGCAATGTTTAAACGGAGAGATTGCCGACATGTGAAACATCTGACTGGACGCAAACTCACCTCTCTTTCATTTTTCTCCTCCTGCAACTGGTGGATATGTTCTCGAAGTTCAGCCGCCTTCGTGGCGAGATCCTGATTGCGGTCTTGCACGAGTTGTACTCTGTCTTCACAGTCAGAGCGAAGCTTGGCCAGAATTTCGGTAAAACACTTTTGGGCATCCGTCACGGCGAGCTCCTTTGCGACGCACTGCTTTTGGGCCTCCTCTAGCTTTTGCCGCAGCAATATGCCTTCACTCTGGGCCTGGCCGAGGAGCTCCTGCGTGGCCTCTTGGCGCGCTCCGGCCCAGCTGACCAGGTCCTTTTCGGTCTGCAGAAGACCTTCCAGCTCTTTCACGTGCGCGTTTATCAAATCCATTTCACGCTGCGTGGTGCCGATCTGCGCGTTCTTTTCGATCAGCTGCGACTCCACTCGATGCACCTCGTTCTCCATTGTGTTGCCATGTGCCTTCGCCTTTGCCAGCTTCTGGGACAGTTTGGCAACTGCCTCTCGTTGACCGGCTATCTCACCTGgaaggaacatttaattaggaTTGGTCAAGTCAGCCAAGCCGTCGTAGATAAGACAACTAACGGGAACCAAATGGCCAACGTTCCCTCTactttttgacgtgtctgagcaaacacgctcagcctgtgagcgccccctttgaccactgtgagcaacatcaggcgtatgcactgtggtcagatcggtgttttccattgaagttacatgcctcattaaaagattcagattacagcatttacattaccgTCAggaaattttaagaacaattttatttgtgtttttgcaaacttgcaatgaaaatgtcaacaaaccaaaaaaatacattactaacTAagccaagccaactatgaactgtaaatttgaaatgtggcctccaactttgtttcatttatttattttcaacccATAATGATATCACCGTCTGGTTTTCTTATgtgtaaaattgaattattgctggcagaatatctttagcaatacatgttgaaagctgaatgatgctcctaaacagttttaaggttagtGTTATGAGGTCTTCTATTTTCAAAATACAGAACCttatgtgcactgtattgtctgtgctttcatcctcgatcaggctgcgccaatgtggaattttaacattatacaccatctcattctgtactttctactttggcttcagaccagaccttttttacacaaaaaagagaaaatcttgtccagtttcgctactttttcattattatttgtattattcacatactccaacataATTTAAAGcaacagagtttttttttttttttttttttttacttttgctcatagagagtaaacataagcagcatgtctaactcgtttTTGCCCCACGTTGCCCAGATTGTGTTTCTATCTAAAGTAGCGGTGGTGGGCTGTGTTTGTAATTGTTTGTAATGCAGCTTGTTAGAGACCGCGTGctgccatgttaaaaaaaaaaggatttgttttcatgtgcgccgagtgtgcgctacaagtgcgcaattgcgcaggtgcgcagctgagagggaacattgcaaaTGAGCTTTTTTTAGCTGTGGTGAAGGTACAATTACAAAATACATAGACAAGCTATCTAGCATTCCACATCCTAACCAATATTATAGTTCTGTACATTTTTAACCCTCCTGAAGGGCCATTCATGGcaaagagaaaacatgcaataaaCCCAGAACCATTCTTCCACTTCCTCCAAGGAACTTATCAAAATAAACATCTAGCGGTTCGATCCGGCACatgacatcattttatgtggccacaTAAACATGTCATGCCTGTCTACCTCCTTGACTCTTGTTCAAtgagttttgaaaaatttcaaattgctaTCTGACTTAAACACCTGATTTCAAAACTCACCTCGTTCTTGCTTGTGTTACATGCTACCACCACAGAAGCAGATATGCTAAAATCATATGGCAAAAGAGATTTCCATCCCCACCCATGCTTACTTGCAAGTTTGTCTCGAAGTCGCTGCTGTTCCTCCTTCTCTTGAAGCAAAGCTTTCTCCATCTCGGACCGAAGTTGCTCGGCCTCCGCCAGACGGGCACGGAGGGCCTGAGTCTCTGCTTCCAATACGCTATGGGCCTGATACTGCGCCTCCAGTCGCGCATTCGCTAACGTCACTTCGCACTTTAATCCTGTAATCATATTGTTCCATTCCAAAACACTTTGGGCCTGGTTGTCGTTGGTAAGTCTGAGATCTTGACGAATATCTTCGAGCTGCTCCTTGAGAGCTTCATTCTCCTCTGCGAGGTCTCTTTGTTTGGTGCTGCTGTGCGCCTGGGTGACCTCGAGTTCCGTTCTTAGATGTTCCTTGAAAGATTAAGGATGGCATATGAGGGTTATAAATGTCTGGcaattttttggaacatttccaTGGGAAAGGTCTTCGTGCCTCACCAACTGACACCCTTTTTAGCTAGAGctacattaccgtaatttccggcccacaggccgcgacttttttcacacgctttcaaccctgcggtttatgcggtgatgcgactaatttgtgcatttttttctaacggctgcaaggggacactcgagtggaaaaggtgaGAATGggacgggtggaatatatgcgttagcgctgtgctagcgtgttgctgctgtgttattggcgtgtctgtgatttttacttgtaagttttattttaactggccctgtagCATTAGCTAGCATTAAACTATTTCTGTggaccatctttctttgtaaatatctcgtgtttgaatgtgggtttcaatgtgggcacttgcgggtttaACACagatgtatgtaccaaatggtatttcttttacaaatgtacttggtgacgcttataaccaggtgcgctctgtaggccgggaattacggtactttttatATAACAACTAAATTTATTTAAGTCACTATCCACACCATTAttaacatgatttaaaaaaatagattttttttttttttttactaaaccGGTTGTAAAATACCTCATTGTGTTTGATTCTTTTGTAGTCCTCTTCCATGGTATGTTGCTTGCAGTCCTGACTCTTTAACTTTTGCTGCAGCTGCGCATTCGTGCAGCGTTCCTGAGACAACTGTACGTGGGCCTGCCGGAGTTCCTCCTCAAGCTGGGCGGGGTCGATGAAACACAAGGCACAAGTGGAACATTCACATCGTCTCCAAATTCACAACAGCGTCGAACAATTAGATACCCACATGAATTGTATGATTACTAAATCACTCTCAGCCACTGCACACTGATCTTTCTCACCTTCTCATTGTTGATATGAGCCATCCTAATGGTATTAAGGCAATCTTCTTGCTGTTGTTTTGTCGACAATCTGttgatattaaaattaaaaaaaaaaaaaaaaaaaaatcagtattcaAAACCACCTCAAATATGCTGCACagcacaaaagaaaatgacagaacAGGAATCAGGACCTGAGGTTTgtgatttcattttccatttgcatATGTTTATGCTCCATGGCACACTGATCATCTTTAACCTCTTCAATTTTGTTCTTTAAttctgccttttcattttttagtttGGTCAGCTTCTCAGCACAGCTGTGATGGTCTTTTGGCTTCAGCACAGGGAGCTTATTTTGTTGCCCCATGAAGGCATCCAGCTTCATCTTAAATGGGCGTTCTGGTGAATATAAACCGGCTACAGTATATGAGGAAGTCTACCGGCTAGAAACCAGCCTTGCACATCCACAAATCGTGttctttacaaaacaaaataacataaTAAATGCATTGCTTGGCATTTTACCTGAAGGAGAGAGGTTCGCCGGGATGAAGGTCGTGCCCTGATGCGTAGGAGCGGGGAGCTCACATTCATCCAGAGTCAAGTCTGATGAGGACGTAATCTCATCAAGCTCTTCAGAGATCTCCATTTCGTCGATGCGCTGAATGTGTGAACATAATATGTTACCCGAATCTACACTTTCCTGCCTGCAAACTGCATTGAATTTCACTTTTATAGCAAAGGATGGACCCAGTAAAAATCCATTTCACTGTATTGCTTACCTgtttttttggcttttgtttGGCTTGCCACCTGTTGCAAACAAACAGAAGGTTATTGTGGAAATGAATATTTGTATGAAGCtgtacatgacatttttttgtgtgggtgtaGAACTAGAGCATCAACATACATCTTGGCTTCCTAATTTCCACCCTAATGTTTGCAACAAGGTTTTAAGTGAACTTTAAAAATGGAGTGCAAGGTTCCTACACTGCAAGCTCCAAGACTGAACACCACAAAAGCCAACAATTTGGGAGCACAATTAAAacggtttttaaaaaaatatgcctcAAAACTCAAATACTGCCAGATCAAAACTATGATCAGTCATGATGTCAGGAGACCTCAACTCAGCTAAACTTTGGAAACTGTGAACGTGTAGTTGTGTAATTGCACTTGTTAATATGTGCAGAAAAGCGGAAATTTACCAAAATtacagaaacatccatccatcattttcttagcagcatatcctcacaagggccgcggggagtgctggagccaatcccagctgtcaatgggtaggaggcaatgcactccctgaactggttgccagccaatggcagggcacatcgagacaaacagctgcactcacaatcacacctagtggcaatttagtgtgtctaattaatggtgcatgtttttgggatgtgggaggaaaccggagcattaaaatgttcccatttttttttaaaaacacacatatGCTATAGAAAACTTATTTCATGTATGCCTATAAAACTCTCATGTGAGATCACTGTGGGGGAATCCCTCTCCATTATATTCGGGACCTTCAAGTGCAAACCTTGATTCAACACTGCATGTTATAACAGcctttgaaaaaaacaagtcaacgTTGCTTCATTTGTTATTTCAAAAAGTTAAGTAACCATTTTTAGAGTGTGATCAACTTTTATAAATTCTATTGTACtcttatttagaaaaaaaaaaagcttggtaTTTACTTTTATCAACCAACACTGTATTATGGTCAAAAGTGTGCCAAAGTGCAGAGGGATAAACAGGGAAAAATCACTGCATATGTACCTTCCTTCGTCATCCGACACATCACTTAAAGTGCTGTCATCATTCACAGCAAGGTCTTTGGTG
Coding sequences:
- the LOC133501928 gene encoding ankyrin repeat domain-containing protein 26-like isoform X2, coding for MKAVQEQRELCANILLENKADPNLMDSDGNTVLHLASSIPLISTVILLVKHDADINAKNLEGISPLTVAVQEDNIEVAEYLLKKGANVNILDRHRRTPLMMAAGNGHVDMMRLLFQFKANVDLTDSKGQSAADYAEMEYHDHCSLLIAEHKKKQAAPAQVHSSPSKKPSKSFERAPSKDAVSVDRVSSASARKEDSKQKECDMTQLLKILSQLGKDKSEKFDLEEIGSDYDKTSNTSKRTMPEGSMVSQISEEFPECSTSSMEVRDPEVHPKAAERNISDVIHLSPKPQLRSKKPLLESDKSDFDHDVIFVSCFEGKAEERRRKGVVGPGSPCASILSRDLRSQLQSDTPVSRKPKGRKTEWSFQVAKDAAQIVSMKNQSNTSDIGGRGSDGHASEKTETSMSRKESSLRSKEMSTQAETPLPPKKQAPSAGARPLGESPMPHQRFPIANKPDDQTVEKISQLAVVSKTRPAKVLPTTKDLAVNDDSTLSDVSDDEGRWQAKQKPKKQRIDEMEISEELDEITSSSDLTLDECELPAPTHQGTTFIPANLSPSERPFKMKLDAFMGQQNKLPVLKPKDHHSCAEKLTKLKNEKAELKNKIEEVKDDQCAMEHKHMQMENEITNLRLSTKQQQEDCLNTIRMAHINNEKLEEELRQAHVQLSQERCTNAQLQQKLKSQDCKQHTMEEDYKRIKHNEEHLRTELEVTQAHSSTKQRDLAEENEALKEQLEDIRQDLRLTNDNQAQSVLEWNNMITGLKCEVTLANARLEAQYQAHSVLEAETQALRARLAEAEQLRSEMEKALLQEKEEQQRLRDKLASEIAGQREAVAKLSQKLAKAKAHGNTMENEVHRVESQLIEKNAQIGTTQREMDLINAHVKELEGLLQTEKDLVSWAGARQEATQELLGQAQSEGILLRQKLEEAQKQCVAKELAVTDAQKCFTEILAKLRSDCEDRVQLVQDRNQDLATKAAELREHIHQLQEEKNEREASLRQLQAELADSLKKLSKCEASLEVYMRYRSEAEEEKTRLHKEADRFKRKMEEKESHFIQAEKQVTELRSRLDEREQQLIIAAQKQKEALSVAAATNISVKQLEEAVYRLKALLKGAKKKLQDYRASELEREKAKELQAELNRQMSFRSLLEKNKKQLEEEVQSLRRRMESNTVEHKHVEQYRREIEEKARQEIQKKIHEVNLFLQSQAATQEAQDQIKATTEVSLRSKIQELEGELKRARSIQHDTIAQRDALHKELKRYRQMHREEQWLRKSLSNDLKRTNSRLTEANSKLLSERCKSLVSSGTTSSNGALPSTSGTTAAPYRMRNSRILNPVAEGQGSNVDDYLSKKSKQSKISCSLRSDLLGDHRKSSWK
- the LOC133501928 gene encoding ankyrin repeat domain-containing protein 26-like isoform X1, which translates into the protein MKKLFKFPKRKTSSIDAAENASIASDMRENEMGKFHKAAWQGDLAKLEQLVKIVDVNHVDKQNRTALHVACARGNVEVVKFLIEKNAQINLCDNQNRSALMKAVQEQRELCANILLENKADPNLMDSDGNTVLHLASSIPLISTVILLVKHDADINAKNLEGISPLTVAVQEDNIEVAEYLLKKGANVNILDRHRRTPLMMAAGNGHVDMMRLLFQFKANVDLTDSKGQSAADYAEMEYHDHCSLLIAEHKKKQAAPAQVHSSPSKKPSKSFERAPSKDAVSVDRVSSASARKEDSKQKECDMTQLLKILSQLGKDKSEKFDLEEIGSDYDKTSNTSKRTMPEGSMVSQISEEFPECSTSSMEVRDPEVHPKAAERNISDVIHLSPKPQLRSKKPLLESDKSDFDHDVIFVSCFEGKAEERRRKGVVGPGSPCASILSRDLRSQLQSDTPVSRKPKGRKTEWSFQVAKDAAQIVSMKNQSNTSDIGGRGSDGHASEKTETSMSRKESSLRSKEMSTQAETPLPPKKQAPSAGARPLGESPMPHQRFPIANKPDDQTVEKISQLAVVSKTRPAKVLPTTKDLAVNDDSTLSDVSDDEGRWQAKQKPKKQRIDEMEISEELDEITSSSDLTLDECELPAPTHQGTTFIPANLSPSERPFKMKLDAFMGQQNKLPVLKPKDHHSCAEKLTKLKNEKAELKNKIEEVKDDQCAMEHKHMQMENEITNLRLSTKQQQEDCLNTIRMAHINNEKLEEELRQAHVQLSQERCTNAQLQQKLKSQDCKQHTMEEDYKRIKHNEEHLRTELEVTQAHSSTKQRDLAEENEALKEQLEDIRQDLRLTNDNQAQSVLEWNNMITGLKCEVTLANARLEAQYQAHSVLEAETQALRARLAEAEQLRSEMEKALLQEKEEQQRLRDKLASEIAGQREAVAKLSQKLAKAKAHGNTMENEVHRVESQLIEKNAQIGTTQREMDLINAHVKELEGLLQTEKDLVSWAGARQEATQELLGQAQSEGILLRQKLEEAQKQCVAKELAVTDAQKCFTEILAKLRSDCEDRVQLVQDRNQDLATKAAELREHIHQLQEEKNEREASLRQLQAELADSLKKLSKCEASLEVYMRYRSEAEEEKTRLHKEADRFKRKMEEKESHFIQAEKQVTELRSRLDEREQQLIIAAQKQKEALSVAAATNISVKQLEEAVYRLKALLKGAKKKLQDYRASELEREKAKELQAELNRQMSFRSLLEKNKKQLEEEVQSLRRRMESNTVEHKHVEQYRREIEEKARQEIQKKIHEVNLFLQSQAATQEAQDQIKATTEVSLRSKIQELEGELKRARSIQHDTIAQRDALHKELKRYRQMHREEQWLRKSLSNDLKRTNSRLTEANSKLLSERCKSLVSSGTTSSNGALPSTSGTTAAPYRMRNSRILNPVAEGQGSNVDDYLSKKSKQSKISCSLRSDLLGDHRKSSWK